The Lolium rigidum isolate FL_2022 chromosome 2, APGP_CSIRO_Lrig_0.1, whole genome shotgun sequence genomic interval ccttttgagagagtcagccggaagatcgtggcgggtagctcggagctggtcgtccgccccggtgtaggCGCAGATTAGTCGCGCATTATATCGTAGGGGCTGGATCCGCCGAGTGAACCAGCTCAGTGTAAGCTGGGTTCCGGTTAGCCCGTCATGGACtaaccaggagattctccgcgctgccttctccagaATTGGAGTTAGGGAAAGCggcgggatgaagctccagcttgcgagctcttccggaggttcgttgtTGAATTTGGGGAGACCATCGTGGATCTCCGGAACTGACAcgttcttctcatagaaccatccgccgttccagtaccggacggattcgtgcgagtcgtgTGGAGGGTACATAcgaccaggtcggagcatgaaggtcatgctcccgcagttcagcatagctttgtcctttgtttctttcttcactcggaagaaaaactgccataacttgacatctggccggattccgagatgcccttcgcagagagttacGAAGTTGGACAGCAgcaggtaggagttggggcagatgttgtggggctgaagcccgtatgtgttgaggacggagaggaaaaattccgaacaaggaAGCGAcaatccgcgttccacccaagccttggtcatgaccACTTCTCCGGCTCCAggcttggggacgacggtgtcgcgtatgaaactccagtgagcggagatcataccttcgttctggagctctctgagCTCCGTATCAGTggtttcgcagggccaccattgaccccgctctccttcgcggttccgggccttggaagccttcttatTTTCCGTCTCTTGCACCTTTGCAGCCATTCTAGCTTGCCCTTGAAGTTCTTCTTCGATTTCTTgtgcggttgggatccggcttagcttggtgctggaagatgcggaaaaaggttgagccagccggatgtcggaaacatatggtggtagatatgctatgggatccggacGAGATAGGCTCTAATGAATCGGGATCCGGGCtgttcggagaactaccagtacactGTGAGTCGatcggcatgcttccggctgcacccatgcaaagtgTTTGAGTAACCGGAATCTATCCtacactacttcttcttctacaagtccggcgcacgtaccgtcaatggcgcggcgaaccggcgaagctccggcgagGATGAAGGTCGCCGAACTTGCTGCAAAGcgacccgcgtgaccacgaatcggcggcggggaaGATTTCCCGATAAACCGCGGCGATCTTGGAGTGAATGGAGGCTTGAAGCGATCGGGCGCGTAGGACTCTGCGGCGTAGCTCGTCGGAGTTCAGATCTTGCTGgcggcgcggctggaggaggaagacgaagtggtgacTGGGGTGAAAAGAATGAGAAATCACCGCGaggtggggtatttataggccacgcgcggagattcgcgtTCTGGATCCGAcggcggaaactgaacggtctcaccgttggatacatgacacgtgtcttaggttaaaaacggtaaaatgacgtggaggtgATTTAACCGTGCActtccgaaatttccggctaaagattcggatctccgaaaatttagcgcgggaagttaggaagttgtgcgcgggaaaaatgCAAACTCCGTTACATTATCGATACTGAAGGACATGAGAATTTCCGGTTAAATGATATCGGAAACAGGaaagtttggaagctcttcaagattctcttcggttccGGGTTATTTGAAGacggaagaatgatgaatctcggagaacttcgggggctactgttgtgggtatactttatgggtatatcaacgacgtggcttagatccggcaagcccgggtggcccacagacggtgatggtggcatggggcccatcgggcggcccagttgctgttgatcaagaaggatgaagtccagtccGGGAActtggagccggatcctaaccgacctacgaaggaggccggatccgtggaagcccataaagtatccggatccaggtgcggccataaggaaggcggatccttgacgtacacggcaagatattgtaccgtagttaggcaacttgtattcggctaggactctccatgtaaaccctagatccgggcgcctttataagccggatcccgggagccctagaggcacaaccacaaccattgtaacaacgcgcaagcgcccggataattccggacaagcagcggtaggccctcgtcatcgtgcgggtgttcgggctgggtaactcgcgtaccaccgtcccgtgtgcactccgccctatggcccctacttcttctccccctcgtgaggatcccccctccgaggtattgtcgattaggcaacgacatctAGAGCAAAGGGTAATTTAGAAAAAGTTTTATGAAAATCAATCCTATAAAAAAAATTCGATAAAAAGAATATGTTAACatcgtgaagataccaattacacctagcatctgcATCGATTTAATCTTATAAACAGAGTGTTAGTACAAAATCCAGTTCCACAAATTTGTTCTATAAATCCTTTGAATCGGCCAGCCCCTAAAATGTTCCCCAGTTGGCCATCAATTGTTGGTCACTAAAACTAAACCAAATTGCTTGAAGGTGCCTCTCCTACCCCGAACTATAAAACGCGGGGCATTCATTCGTGTTCCCCTCACACAACTCAACTGGACCAACCGTCCAACCCCCCACCAAATCGAACCGAATCGAGTCAACCGACCAGCGGCGGAGGAACCGATGGACGCCGACGCCTGCGCGATCGCGCGCCGCCGAGAGGAGACCTGCGAGATCGCGCGCCTGCCGGAGGAGCTCCTCTCGGAGGCGCTGGCCCGCACCTCCACGCGCGACGCCTGCCGGCGTCCCCGGCCTTCCGCGCCGCGGCCGACTCCGACGCCGTCTGGGCCTGCTTCCTGCCCCGCGCCCTCCCGCCGCTCGCCGACGGGGAGCTGCCCGACGCGCTGCCGCGCAAGAAGGACCTCTTCCTCCGCCTCTCCGACCATTAcagccccctcctcctcccggacaAGCGCGTGGTACGTACCTACACGCCACGACGACGACGGGGAGCAAGCCGTGCCTCCGTAGGGCGTGCTTGGTTTCTCTGTTGATCGCTGATCGCTCCCGGTTTCTCCTGTTAATCGCTAATAATCACATGCCGTGCGATACGCAGGGCATGTGGCTGGACAGGGAGACCGGCGCCAAGTGCTACATGCTGTCCGCGAGGGACCTCTCCATCGTGTGGGGTGACTCGCCGGAGCGCTGGTGCTGGATCCCTCTCCCAGACTCTAGGTTCGTTCGCTCGATCTCTCCTAGCTACTCTGATGCAGATTCCTCGAATTATGTCTACTTTGTGTTGATCCAGATTGTACCAGTATACAGCTTGTTTGGCTCAATGCTGCGGCGTTGTGATCGTATTCGCGTCCAATTGCTGATGCAGTTTGTTTGTTTGGTTGTGCTATTGCGTTGTGGTCTCACTTGTCGAATCGCAGCCGAATTGAAGGTGAATAGTTGCGACTTGCAAGTGCAAGTGGTAGGTTGGTAAATGAAACTACCCCTCTGAACCAAAACCTGGAGTTGGGGGTTTTGGCATGGCCCCGACTAGTAGCAAATCTTAGGATAATAACAGTCTTAAGATCAGTTTTAGTGAGATGCTGAAAGAGGCCAAGTCGAAGTCAGTTTCATTTGGAAACCGGAGTACCTGATGTATGCCTGTACATGCTAagttgcttcacacatatgcagAACTAAATGCTACTTCTTGTTTTCCTTACTTTCAAGAGCAAAGTGCGTGTCCTTTACAAGTCTGTTTTTATAAGCTATAGGCAGCACATAAATGTCACTTCGCATACAGAATGTGACTCTATGATCtacccccttttttttttttaattgctCTATGATCTACCTTGTTCAGTAGAGTTCTTTGAGTGTCTTGTACCTTTGTTCTAGCCAACTACACTGGGCTATGTGAAAAGTTGTCACGAAAAAATGTGGTTAATACGCGGTTTTGAAATTTTGCTGCAATGCTAGATGGTTTTCACCAACTCGTGCTATTGACTGCTTTTCCTCTTCATTACAAATTTTGCTGCAAGTACTACTTTTATTTTCCTTAATTCCAAGAGCAAAGTTCATGCCCTTTACAACTCTGTTTCTATAAACTATAGGCAGCACATAAATGCCACTTTGCATATGTAATGTGTCTGTATGATCTAAGGGTTCATTGAGTATTTTGTGCCTTTGTTCCAGCCAACTACACCTGGGCTATGGAAAAAGTAATCAAATTATGCTAGATGGTATTCAGCAATCCATGCTATTGATTGCCTTTTTTGTTCTTCACAAACTCTAACTGTATGTTTGCAACAGGTTCTCTGAAGGCGCCCAACTGCTGGACACTTGCTGGCTTAAAATCAGTGGAAAGATACAAAGCAAGATGCTGTCGGAAGACACTATTTATGCTGCTTACATAGTGTTCAAGCTGAATGAACCTTCCATTGGGCTGGATTATCCGACCCAGGAGGCAACGGTCAGCGTCGGAGGAGCCAGCTTAACCCGCGAGGTGTGCTTCCATGGCTACGATGACGATGGTGAGGCTGGTGGAGTGCCCGAGAACTATCAGCCGATGAGTTTCCTCCCACCGCAAAGGATCAGGAGAAGGAACGGCCGTCCAGTTCCCCATGGAGAGAATGTGGGGCAGCCTCAGAAAAGAGCCGACGGCTGGATGGAACTGGAGATGGGCGAGTTCTTCAACGAGGGGGGTGAAGACGGCGAGGTGTCCTTCAGCCTGCTGGAGAACGGCGCGCAATGGAAGAGCGGACTCATCGTGCAGGGCATCGAGATCAGACGCAAGAAATCGGGCTGAGGATCGTGCTTCTAGGATGATCAAACAGGCATTCCGGTTTAAGTAAATAAATAACGGAATTTTATCTGCGGTGTGTGTTTTGGAAACGCGTTTATATATGGCATTCAGAGTCTTGAAGGTCCGTTTCTTACAGTACAGCAGGAATTATatttcccgcaaaaaaaataAAGTAATTTGGAAAATATATTGCATGCCCTCTTCTCCTATCTGAAAATATTCATAATCATGCGAATGGATGAAAATCACTGCCTATCTTTGCTTCAATTATGTGTATAGTATGACCTAAAGGaacaatatgcaaaaaaaaatcagtaGCCACAACATACTGAACTGTCAATTCCATTTTTTAGGGAAAGTTCTCATTTCATGATATTTCAATCGATACCAAATAGTGAAGAGAAAACAGATGTCAATGCTCAATAAAAACACCAAACTCACTGGCTCTAATTCAGCACATAAGTAATAATCATCCTTCTAGGGACAATTGTTTTTCTATAGTTTTCTATGCAAATACAACTGTACTGTAACTAAACTATTGTAAAGTTTAGAGTAGAGCTGGACAATTAAATAATGAGAAACCAGCCATTCATCTTTTTTGGACAGTGCTGAGATACTCCGGATGATAAGAAGCAAAGAGAGGGATTTATCTGAGTTAGGTAACCTCACTTCTGAAGCAAAATTACTACTGAACTCGGATCAGATTGCTGGAATCTCCAAAATTCCACGTACCCAGAATTTTGCTAGTCATGAGTTAGCTAAGTATGGTAGATTGAATGACCGTACGTACGTATGGTTTGGGTCTGGGCCAGATTGCATTCTGGATGCCCTCCTAAGGGATTGTAATGATACCTATATTTAATTAATATAATCCCTttgcccccgcaaaaaaaaaagttgcttaTATCAAAGCTTTCAGATAGTTTTTCCGTGTAACAGAGGGAAATAATCTCCATTAAATGATATAGATTGTGATATAAACACCAGTTCTGTGTGTGAAACCAGAAGGTGAATACAATATTTGCTCTATCAGGAAGCACAACTGTAGCAATAATGGGTCTAGACTGTAGCAATGCAAAAAAGAACATTTTAAATTGCGCCAACATTTCCTTGTTCCTTGATTGGCCAACAAAATTAAAGTCCACACTGTAGCAATGCAAGAAAGGACACTGCGTAGGCATCTATTTTTGACACCTGAAAAAGAGAGTAAGTAAAATTtcagaagtggatacttgttcttataGCAGAAAGACCCACAAACTGAGGAATCTTACCAGTCACAAAAAAGTTCTATGAAAATCAACCCTGTAAATGAAACAATCATTGTAAAACATTTGTCTACACTCTCGATCCATGAAATGATGTCGGAAATTTATCGAAATTTAGATGCATATCTAAACAAGTGTCTAGATATAATCTAAATTTAGACGAACTTACCACATACTTTTATAAACAGAGGCAGTATAAAATGTTCGTCACTGAGCTAAACCAAATTGCTTGAAGGTGCTTCGTGGCTAAGCCTCTCCTACCCCGAATATAAAACGCGGGTGATTCATTCGTGTTCCCCTCACACAACTCAACTGGACCAAATCGAGTCAACCGACCAGCGGCGGAGCAACCGATGGACGGCGAGGCCTGCGAGATCGCGCGGCTGCCGGAGGAGCTCCTCTCGGCGGCGCTGGCCCGCACCTCCACGCGCGacgcctgccgcgccgccgcggcctccccgGCCTTCCGCGCCGCGGCCGACTCCGACGCCGTCTGGGCCTGCTTCCTGCCCCGCGACCTCCCGCCGCTCGCCGACGGGGAGCTGCCCGACGCGCCGCGCAAGAAGGACCTCTTCCTCCGCCTCTCTGACGGCCCCGTCCTCCTCCCGGACAGGCGCGTGGTACGCACCTACACGCCGATCCCCCAACACAACCCACCAAGCCGTGGGACGTGCTTGGTTTCTCCGTTGAATCGCTGATCGCTCGCGCTTTTCTCCTGTTAATCGCTACTCATGTGCCGTGCGATTTGCAGAGCATGTGGCTGGACAGGGAGACCGGCGCCAAGTGCTACATGCTGTCCGCGAGGGGCCTCACCATCATATGGGGCGACACGCCGCAGTACTGGAGCTGGATCCCTCTCCCAGACTCGAGGTTCGTTCGCTCGATCTCTCCCAGCTACTCCGATGCAGATGCTTCTAATTATGTCTACTTTCTGTTGAGATACTGGGATAGTCAAGATCAGCCGTGTGATCAATACTGCTGGTCATGAGTTGGCTAAGCTAGCTAGGGTTCAAGGCCGAACTGAATTTTGGCTCAGAAGTTTCCCTGCGGAAGCTGCTGCAGCTATAGCCCTAGACTGTAACCTGTGCTCTAATTAATGGAATCtattttccccgcaaaaaaaaaaagattgtacCAAATGCTGCCACGACGCGACCTTATTCGCGTCCAGTTGCTGAtacacttggtttggttgtgctaTTGCATTGTGGTCTGGTCACCACGTCCAATTGCAATCGAATTGAGGGTTTATAGTTGCCACTTGTAAGTGCAAGTGCTTGGTTTCTATAGATGAAACTCCCCTCTCAACCAAAACCCAGAGTAGGGGTTTTGTCATGGTCCCGGACTAGTAGCAAATCTTTGGATAAGAACAGGCTTGATATCAAATTTTAGTGTGATGCTGAAAGAGACCAAGTCAAGTCAGTCTCATTTGGAAACTGGAATACCTGCTGTACACACCAAATCCCTGTTGCTTCACCCATATGCAGAACAAACTGCTACTTTTTTTTCTCCTTACTTCCAAGAGAAAAGTGCATGCCCGTTACAATTCTGTTTTCATAAGCTATAGGCAGCACATAAATGTCACTCCGCATACAGAATGTGACTCCACGGATCTACCTTCTTTTTTTGAATTGCTCTCTGATCTACCTTGTTCACAGTAGAGTTCTTTGAGTGTCTTGTACCTTTGTTCTAGCCAACCAAACTGAGCTATGTGAAAAGTTGTCATGAAAAAATGTGGAGTTTCGAAATTTTGCTGCAATGCTATAGGGTTTTCAGCAACTCGTGCTAGTGCTTGCTTTTCCTCTTCATTACAAATTTTGCTGCAAGTACTACTTCTATTTTCCTTACTTCCAAGAGCAAAGTGCATGCCCGTTACAGCTCTGTTTCTATAAACTATAGGCAGCACATAAATGCCACTTTGCATATGTAACGCGTCTCTATGATCTAAGGGTTCATTGAGTATTTTGTGCCTTTATTCCAGTGAACTACACCTGAGCTATGGAAAAAGTAATCAAATTATGCTAGATGGTAGTCAACAATCCATGCTATTGATTGCCTTTTTTGTTCTTCACAAACTCTAACAGTATGTTTGCAACAGGTTCTCTGAAGGCGCCCAACTGCGGAACGTTTGCTGGCTCGAAATCCGTGGAAAGATACAGAGCAAGATGCTGACGGAAGACACTATTTATGCTGCTTACATAGTGTTCAAGCTGAAAGAACGTTCCAGTGGTCTGGataatccggcccaggaggcaacGGTTAGTCTCGGAGAAACCAGCTTAACCCGCAAGGTGTGCTTCCATGGCTACGATGACGATGGTGAGGCTGGTGGAGTGCCCGAGAACTACCGGCCGATGAATTTACTCCCACAGCAAAGGATCAGGAGAAGGAACGGCCGTCCAGTTCCTCATGGAGAGAATGTGGGGCAGCCTCAGAAGAGAGCCGACGGCTGGATGGAGCTGGAGCTGGGCGAGTTCTTCAACGAGGGGGGTGATGACGGCGAGGTGTCCTTCAGCCTGCTGGAGGTTAAAGGTGGGCACTGGAAGAGCGGGCTCATTGTGCAGGGCATCGAGATCAGACGCAAGGCATCGGGCTGAGGATCGTGCTTCTAGGATGATCAAACAGGCATCATGTGTTCAGTAAATAAATAACGGAATCGTATCTGTGGTGTGTGTTTTGGAAACGCTTGCCTGTTGCTGCTAATGCTGTGCAGAACTACAAAGCTTGTTATTTCGTTCTTGATTGCAAACAAAACTCTGTACAAAGTTACAAACTATGCTACCTAGATGTATACTGCTTGGTGAGCGACGACATTTCGTTTGGAAAGTGTAACTGGAGGCAGTGGCTGCCTTTCCTGTTCTTGGTTCAGTTGGAAGTGTAGTTACAGGTTTTGCAGCTTTGCGTCTTGTTTGGATGAGAGATCATGTGGCCCCTGTGGCTACTTCGCGTCTTGTTTCCCTTTTTCGGCAATGCGCCAAAGGTTTTTGCAATCGCATCTGGTTATCTTTCTGCAGGAACCAGGTGTCTGGTAGGTCTCATCTCAGGTAAATTCAGAATCTCTATCGGTCTACTATTTTGCTGGATGCAAAGCATCAGTGTTTCATGTGGGCTTCAGGATGCAGGAAACGATAGAAAAATGAGTGAAAAAGATTTGGGGTGAGAGAGGCTCGAACTCTCGACCTCAGGATGACTCACTCTAGAGAAGCTTGCGATGCCTGGCAGCGGCGGCTCGAACTCTTTCGACCCCGCCCCACGGTCACTCACATTTAGCTATGAGACCTGCGCGCTAGCCAACTGCGCCACCACCCCTTTGTTGCCATCAAGCAGAATCTACTCCAATTTATTTACTAGTTACCGTACCACACGTTTGTAGACCACAACTTATAAAGCACTCGTGCAGAAAATCAGTCGTGTAGCACGATGGGTAAACTGGTTCTTTGAGATTTTTCTACATGTAATGTAGTTGGTTAGTGGGATGTCTGACAATCCGAGTTGCAAGTAACATTCAGAGCAAGTGGGCTTCTATAGCCTTCTACGGAATACATGACCAAATACCAACAGCTCATAGAAAATTTACTATTCCATGAGTCGTACGAGAGGAAGGCGTCGACGGAGCATCTGTCGCGGCCCGACCTAAATGGACCGCGATTGTTTGTTTTTTGTGGCGTATATGCGCGGATAAAGAAAACTCAACCCAGCGGTCAGACGCAAACTATCCGCGACGACCTATTGCCGAACCAAATTTGGTATGTAAAAGCTTGTCCGTGGAAATCTATTTCCGAACCAAGTTTGGTCTGTAAATGGATCGAGGTGGACACGGTCCGCTAGTCCGCCTGTCCTCCTCTGTCCGGCCTAGCCCCGTTGCTAGCCATCGTCCACATTCATGGATGGAGCAGCACGTTGGAGTTGTGTGCTTGCACTCGCCGTCGGCAGCAAGCAAATAAAAGTTAGTATATTTTGTTTTACTAGATCCTTTTATGAGTTTTACTACATAATTCATGAAATACTTCATTTTCCATTAGTTTACTACATCCACATTTACTACATTTTCCATGCCATTTAGTACAACATTCTCAATTAGTTTTACTAGATTCTATGAAATTTACTACATTTTGCTTTACTACATGTCATCTAACTACATTTTCCATGCCATTTACTGCATTTGGGTTTAACTACATTTCCATGAAATTTACTGCATTTGGTTTTACTACACTACATGAAATTTACTGCGTTCGGCTTTAGTTTAACTATATTTTGTTTTATAGATCACTCTTTACTTAATTTTTACAGCTTAGGACATGTGGGTCCAATTTGTCATATACTAGCCAAAATGTGTCGGGTCGATGGGTTGCCCGACCCAACAAGACAAGGGTGGCCAGACGACAAATTTCGTGTTCTTGGCCCCATCTAAACGGACCAAAACATATAATTTTAGTGTCTGCAATGGGTCGtgccactggagatgcccttagtccaTGACCCGCTCAGTTTGGCCTGGGAGAACCCTGGACACAGTTGCTGCTATTCTACCATGGCATCAGCGGGCGCGAcacattttttatttctttttatttgactaGATTTACATAGCTTGTTTGCTACTCCCTTCATTCTCAAAAGGAGGCCGCAAATTTATCtatatttagatgtatctataaacTAAATAGTATTTTCGGGACAGAGGGTATTAAGTTTCGAATAATAGTGGCAACAAAAGTTGGATAATTTATTTGAATTTGTGAATGATGTTGTGTGGATGAAATTGTGTCAATGAGTTGGAATTGCAATATATAATTTGCATGTCGATTAGTAAATTTGAATTATTATATAATTTATATGTGTTCAATGTTTATGTTAATTTATATGTGTTGTCAAATATGTTGTGTAGTACAATACAAAATGACGAGGAAATAATGGATAAAAGAGAAATTCACAAAGTAGAGAAATGTGGACGCCCcttggtaagagcatctccactgcgCGCCCGAATAGGGTGTCCAAAATTCTCAATAGATGACCGCTATTGGGCTGTCCAGACACATGTTTGGCGCCATGGGGGCGGCTATCTCCGGTGGCACCCCCGAAATAGCGGACCTATTTTGTTTTGGTTATTTTCAAGAAATAGAGCGATATTTTTATATAAAATGACGCAACCATATTGCACATAAATTAGTTCCACAATAACTAAAACATATAAATATATAATTCATACAAAAAGATCAAATTGAAACTAAAATTCAAGTAGACCAACATGACTCAAATGGCTTGGTTTCCTTTGAGAACCAACAAGTGTTCAACTAGATCATCTTACAGTTGGCAATGAACACTGTTATGGCAAATTTCTGCATGCATGGCAAGGAAGTCAACGAACTCTCTTGTTGTGTAGCAACGACAAGATTTGTCTGACATGTAGGGTTGgcaattgtcttcacaaatttTAACCATTTTGGATAAATGTCACCGGCTAGGTAGTACACTTGTGTATTGGTGTCCATTGATCTCAAAGTTGCACTTCGAAATATGAGCTTCAACAAATCTCGCAGACACATCATAGCAGGAACACATTTATGAATAGATGACAAACCAACTATTGGGATGCAATGTGTCTTTAATTTGCAGTAGTCATCATACTCCGTCAAACAATGAACAAATCGCACTAGCTTTCAAAAAAATGAACAGATCACACAAACACATCCTTCTTCATCCTTAAGTGCTGACGAAAATCACTCCAGTCATGTGTTGGGTCGTACGGAAAATAGTCAGCGTCTATCATCACATGACCCATAGTCCTTTGATGATCCTTGTTTTTTCTCCGCCTAGGCTTCGAACCTCCATGTCGGGGAGTAGCATTCGCCAGCGCTTGCAAACCTAAAATACAAGCGATGATCTTTAGGTTCACCCCATCATCGACATAGCTATCTGGCTTCCGCTTGCACCATTTGATGGAAACACAAACTCATATTTGTTGCAGATAGTGTTTGAATCAAACAATGTCGCCATCAAACAACGAAAATGAGAATGAACAAATGGTTCCCAGCTACATTTAGCTCGTTTTTGAAAATCGAAAATATCATATAATagtttcaaaaaaatagaaacaaaaattCTAGATGTTGATAATAATGAAATCTATTAGTGTGCAAAAAACCAATCCAGAATTCGTTGTAACTTAGGCTCACTAAAAGTGAAAATtattttcaaaacttgaaaaattgttagatttttcattttttgcgatttttgaattaagattttgtacagataataatgaaatcaCAAATGACCATTTTCTCAAGTACCAACATTAACTACACCTAGAATTTTTTGTtctatttttctaaaaaaaacttaCAAATATCGATTTCGATTTTTTCATGAAAAACGGCCACCATGCTGCTCGGCCTCAGTTTGTGGTTTTAGACAACGAAACACCATATGTGGTTTTAGACAACGAAACACCATTTGTGGTTTTAGACAACGAAACACCATTTGTGGATACTAATGAAATATACTAGTGTGCAAAACACTATCTGTAGCAAGGATGGCTACATTGTTCGATGACTAACAGAGCACACTTCAAGCCATGTGAAGGGAAGATGTCTGCAAGAAAAAGATGGAAAAAATCTTCAATAGAA includes:
- the LOC124688949 gene encoding F-box protein PP2-B10-like, whose amino-acid sequence is MDGEACEIARLPEELLSAALARTSTRDACRAAAASPAFRAAADSDAVWACFLPRDLPPLADGELPDAPRKKDLFLRLSDGPVLLPDRRVSMWLDRETGAKCYMLSARGLTIIWGDTPQYWSWIPLPDSRFSEGAQLRNVCWLEIRGKIQSKMLTEDTIYAAYIVFKLKERSSGLDNPAQEATVSLGETSLTRKVCFHGYDDDGEAGGVPENYRPMNLLPQQRIRRRNGRPVPHGENVGQPQKRADGWMELELGEFFNEGGDDGEVSFSLLEVKGGHWKSGLIVQGIEIRRKASG